One window from the genome of Halictus rubicundus isolate RS-2024b chromosome 7, iyHalRubi1_principal, whole genome shotgun sequence encodes:
- the LOC143355857 gene encoding thioredoxin-2, with amino-acid sequence MVAEVMSAEELKTTLENAGSNLVVIDFFAIWCGPCKMIGPKVEELSKELSDVVFLKVDIDELPDIAAQYEVTSMPTFVFIKGGKVLETFSGANYERLKLTVQKYK; translated from the exons gAAGAGTTGAAGACTACTCTGGAGAATGCTGGGAGCAACTTAGTTGTAATCGATTTCTTTGCTATATGGTGTGGTCCATGTAAAATGATTGGGCCTAAAGTTGAAGAACTCTCTAAG GAACTGTCAGATGTAGTATTTTTAAAAGTAGATATAGACGAACTCCCAGACATTGCTGCACAATATGAGGTCACCAGCATGCCTACCTTTGTATTTATCAAGGGTGGTAAAGTG TTGGAAACCTTTTCCGGCGCAAATTACGAGAGACTCAAACTCACAGTCCAAAAGTACAAGTGA
- the Cdk7 gene encoding cyclin-dependent kinase 7 gives MTEKLRRYEKIDFLGEGQFATVYKAKDIETSKIVAVKKIKVGSRAEARDGINRTALREIKLLQELKHDNVIGLLDVFGHKSNVSLVFDFMDTDLEIIIKDNNIVLTSGNIKAYMIQTLQGLDYLHYNWILHRDLKPNNLLVNGEGVLKIGDFGLAKFFGSPNRINTHQVVTRWYRSPELLYGARLYGAGIDMWAVGCILAELLLRVPFLPGESDLDQLTRIFQTLGTPTEETWPGMTELPDFIQFKPFPGTPLKHIFTAAGDDLLDLIASFLNVNPLERCTCDQALQMPYFSNKPAPTPGPRLPLPTSVKRQPEEKPNLKRKLLESMDGASLAKRLQF, from the exons ATGACGGAAAAGTTACGAAGAtacgagaaaattgattttttaggAGAAGGACAG TTCGCCACAGTTTACAAAGCCAAAGATATTGAAACGTcaaaaattgttgctgtaaaAAAG ATTAAAGTTGGAAGCCGTGCAGAAGCTAGAGATGGAATAAACAGAACAGCTCTGagagaaattaaattattgCAAGAACTGAAGCACGATAATGTGATTGGATTGCTAG ATGTTTTTGGCCACAAGTCAAACGTGTCTTTGGTATTTGATTTTATGGATACAGATttggaaataataataaaggACAACAACATTGTATTAACTTCTGGGAATATTAAAGCATATATGATTCAAACTCTGCAAGGTCTAGATTACCTGCATTATAATTGGATACTCCACAGAGATCTAAAGCCAAACAATTTACTTGTCAACGGGGAAGGTGTATTAAAGATCGGCGACTTTGGTCTTGCTAAATTTTTTGGTTCACCAAATAGGATAAACACTCATCAAGTGGTGACTAGATGGTATAGATCACCAGAATTATTGTATGGAGCAAGGCTCTATGGAGCTGGGATAGACATGTGGGCTGTTGGATGTATATTAGCAGAACTTTTATTAAGAGTACCATTTTTACCCGGAGAGTCTGATTTAGATCAGCTCACTAGGATATTTCAG ACATTAGGCACGCCCACGGAAGAAACATGGCCAGGAATGACTGAATTACCAGATTTCATTCAATTTAAACCGTTTCCCGGAACGCCATTGAAACACATATTTACTGCAGCTGGTGATGATCTCTTGGATTTAATTGCTAGCTTTCTGAACGTAAATCCTCTGGAAAGATGTACATGCGACCAGGCACTCCAAATGCCATACTTCAGCAACAAACCAGCACCAACACCTGGACCTAGACTGCCTCTCCCTACATCCGTGAAACGGCAACCAGAGGAAAAGCCTAATCTAAAAAGGAAATTACTCGAATCAATGGATGGTGCATCGCTTGCGAAACGAT